One Sodalinema gerasimenkoae IPPAS B-353 DNA segment encodes these proteins:
- a CDS encoding HAD-IA family hydrolase has product MGKPHETRQLPLALSPQEHDKPRVIFLDAVGTIFGVRGSVGEVYRDFTRQQAGIELDAEATNDAFYEAFNAAPPAEFSDIAPQHLFQQEFDWWLAIAEDTFGRLGVLDQFPDFQNFFGHLFAHFATAEPWTLYPDVRPALTYWQQQGVELGIVSNFDSRLYTVLDSLDLARFFTSVTVSTRVGAAKPNPQVWHCALAAHDCSPEAAWHIGDSYREDVEGAIAAGLRGIWLNRP; this is encoded by the coding sequence TTGGGAAAACCCCATGAGACCCGGCAACTGCCCCTGGCCCTATCCCCGCAGGAACATGACAAACCCCGAGTCATTTTTCTCGATGCCGTTGGCACAATCTTTGGCGTTCGTGGCAGTGTCGGCGAAGTCTATCGCGACTTTACCCGACAACAGGCCGGCATTGAACTCGATGCTGAAGCCACCAACGATGCCTTTTACGAGGCCTTCAACGCCGCACCCCCAGCGGAATTTTCTGACATTGCCCCCCAACACCTGTTCCAACAGGAATTTGACTGGTGGTTAGCCATCGCCGAGGACACCTTTGGCCGTCTCGGAGTCCTAGACCAATTCCCCGATTTCCAAAACTTCTTCGGCCATCTGTTCGCCCACTTCGCCACCGCCGAACCTTGGACCCTCTATCCTGATGTCCGGCCCGCCCTAACCTATTGGCAACAACAGGGAGTGGAACTGGGCATCGTCTCCAACTTTGACTCACGACTCTACACCGTTCTCGACTCCCTCGACCTAGCGCGATTCTTTACCTCCGTGACGGTCTCCACCCGAGTTGGAGCTGCCAAACCCAACCCCCAGGTCTGGCACTGTGCCTTAGCCGCTCATGACTGTTCCCCAGAAGCCGCCTGGCATATTGGTGACAGTTACCGAGAAGACGTAGAAGGAGCGATCGCCGCCGGGTTGCGGGGAATTTGGTTAAATCGTCCCTAA
- a CDS encoding beta strand repeat-containing protein — MRDPSPGNPHCHCPQKLAIPLLAVWLLTLGTNTTQGQVIPDSSLPENSRVLQDESRFTLEGGTLAGENLFHSFESFSLPAGWQAHFNNPAVVERIITRVTGENLSQIDGLLSANHQASLIFLNPNGIRFGETAQLQLGGSFIASTADHLIFADGSHYHARAPQGADPLLTVSVPIGLQFGNNPAPIANQSRAASGLIPNLDGPLPLPDRPGLTVAPGETLGLFAGELQLSGGNLSSFGGQILLGTFGNQSTLTWTPSSQGNPVGTRLNYDQATAGGPLHLSQGATVSSSGLGGGAIDLYGDRIQLEEGASLRADTLGPIDGQGITIRGQDIQMSDRAFISSSSFGSGAGGDITLSGDRIEIRGTEPGLILAQLLNETFNPSQLQDGIYALSFGTGPGGSVSLSGGQIDMSQGAVVLTTTLNQGSGGNIQVNGSEFRLADSSLLLSGTTAAGRAGDIRLTLDQLRIENGGIVSTASSATGTADSGNLEVIADRITMERTPAGAILPGGLFTSTLGRGNAGNISIETRVLEARGGMQISAASSSAGEGGNLRIRATDSINLSQTSDDRVWLSGIFTTSSLLEFAGQRGTAGAGSLEIETQRLSLSDGSRVSAATAGEGAAGSLTIQASESVEVSGEIVSALGRREPSALFAESRGAGEAGNLRIITPLLRVVNGGEIAVRGLGTGAAGNLEIRADRIEIFNNAEIGASTVDGAGGNLRLDFRDLQLGNQAQLSVSSQGLGNAGDMELQGQQLTLTGGQIAATSILGQGGNLNLNLENVAILQGGSTLSTRAGTAATAGGDGGNMSLQLGAIALLDGSSIDANAFQGAGGNIQIATQGLFLGGNSQITASSEFGIDGTVSIQTPDTEAGAGLVELTERPIDPASQIASGCAASDDNSFLVTGRGGLPEQPSESLRDTHSSWGDHRDWRSLQTTSPSEVTQQPESGSNLAEATTWVYRLDGTVALIAPRSVNLNQDCL; from the coding sequence ATGAGAGACCCCTCCCCTGGGAACCCACATTGCCATTGTCCCCAGAAGCTGGCCATCCCCCTCCTCGCTGTCTGGCTCCTCACCCTGGGGACCAACACAACCCAGGGACAAGTCATCCCTGACAGCAGCCTCCCGGAAAACTCCCGCGTCCTCCAGGACGAGAGCCGATTCACCCTTGAAGGGGGAACCCTCGCTGGCGAGAACCTCTTTCATAGCTTTGAAAGCTTTAGCCTACCCGCAGGTTGGCAAGCCCACTTTAACAATCCCGCTGTCGTCGAACGGATTATCACCCGCGTCACCGGTGAGAACCTCTCCCAAATTGACGGCCTGCTCTCCGCCAACCATCAAGCCAGTCTAATTTTCCTCAATCCCAATGGCATCAGGTTCGGCGAAACCGCCCAACTGCAACTCGGTGGCTCCTTTATTGCCAGCACCGCCGACCATCTCATCTTTGCCGATGGCAGCCACTATCACGCCCGCGCTCCCCAAGGCGCCGACCCTCTGTTAACCGTCAGCGTCCCCATTGGCCTGCAATTTGGCAACAATCCCGCCCCCATCGCTAATCAATCCCGAGCCGCCAGTGGTCTGATTCCCAACCTCGATGGCCCTCTGCCCCTACCCGATCGTCCCGGACTCACCGTGGCTCCAGGCGAAACCCTCGGCTTGTTTGCCGGGGAGTTACAACTTTCTGGGGGGAATCTTAGTAGCTTTGGCGGTCAAATCCTCCTGGGGACGTTTGGCAACCAAAGTACCCTCACCTGGACTCCCTCCAGCCAGGGCAACCCCGTGGGTACACGGCTCAACTACGACCAAGCCACAGCCGGGGGACCGCTGCATCTGTCCCAGGGTGCCACCGTCAGCAGCAGTGGCTTAGGGGGCGGGGCCATTGACCTCTATGGCGATCGCATCCAACTTGAAGAAGGCGCTAGTTTGCGGGCCGATACCCTTGGCCCCATCGATGGCCAAGGCATTACCATTCGTGGCCAAGATATCCAGATGAGCGATCGCGCCTTCATCTCCAGTTCCAGTTTTGGTTCCGGGGCCGGTGGTGATATTACCCTCAGCGGCGATCGCATCGAGATCCGAGGCACAGAACCGGGGCTAATTCTCGCCCAACTCCTCAACGAAACCTTCAACCCCAGCCAACTCCAAGATGGCATCTATGCCCTCAGTTTCGGAACCGGTCCCGGCGGCTCTGTCAGCCTCAGCGGTGGACAGATTGACATGAGCCAGGGTGCAGTCGTTCTAACCACCACTCTCAATCAGGGGTCAGGGGGCAATATCCAAGTCAACGGGTCGGAGTTTCGTCTAGCCGATAGCTCCCTTCTCCTGAGTGGAACCACAGCCGCCGGCCGAGCCGGGGATATTCGCCTGACTCTTGACCAGCTCCGGATTGAGAATGGCGGCATTGTTAGCACCGCCTCCAGTGCCACCGGAACCGCCGATAGCGGGAATCTTGAAGTCATCGCCGATCGCATCACCATGGAGAGAACCCCAGCAGGAGCCATTCTCCCAGGGGGACTGTTTACCTCCACCCTAGGACGAGGCAACGCCGGTAATATCTCGATTGAAACCCGAGTGTTGGAGGCCCGAGGCGGAATGCAAATTTCAGCCGCCTCCAGTAGTGCCGGAGAGGGGGGAAACCTGCGGATTCGTGCCACCGACTCCATTAACTTGAGCCAAACCAGTGATGATCGAGTTTGGCTCAGCGGTATTTTTACCACCTCTTCCTTACTCGAATTCGCCGGACAACGGGGAACCGCCGGGGCTGGCTCCCTAGAGATTGAAACCCAACGGTTAAGCCTCAGCGACGGTTCGCGGGTCTCGGCTGCCACCGCAGGGGAAGGAGCCGCTGGTAGTTTAACCATTCAAGCCAGTGAGTCCGTCGAAGTTTCGGGCGAGATTGTCTCGGCGTTGGGCCGACGGGAACCCAGCGCCCTCTTTGCGGAATCACGGGGAGCGGGGGAAGCGGGAAATCTTCGTATCATCACCCCCCTGTTGCGAGTTGTAAATGGGGGAGAAATTGCCGTACGAGGCCTGGGAACGGGAGCCGCCGGGAACTTAGAGATCCGGGCCGATCGCATTGAGATTTTCAATAACGCTGAAATTGGCGCGTCAACGGTGGATGGAGCGGGGGGAAATCTGCGCCTGGACTTCCGGGACTTGCAGTTGGGAAATCAAGCTCAACTCTCGGTGAGTTCTCAGGGCCTGGGAAATGCCGGCGATATGGAACTGCAAGGACAACAGTTAACCTTGACGGGGGGGCAAATTGCGGCCACGAGTATCTTAGGGCAGGGGGGCAACCTCAATCTGAATCTGGAGAATGTGGCGATTTTACAGGGAGGGAGTACCCTGTCGACTCGGGCCGGGACAGCAGCCACCGCTGGCGGCGATGGGGGCAATATGAGTCTGCAACTCGGGGCGATCGCCCTCCTCGATGGTAGTAGTATTGATGCTAATGCCTTTCAGGGGGCTGGCGGGAATATCCAAATCGCTACCCAGGGACTCTTCTTGGGGGGCAACAGCCAAATTACCGCCAGCTCCGAGTTTGGGATCGATGGAACCGTCAGCATCCAAACCCCCGACACCGAAGCGGGGGCAGGGTTAGTGGAGTTAACCGAGCGTCCTATCGACCCCGCCAGTCAAATTGCCTCGGGTTGTGCGGCCAGTGATGATAATAGTTTTCTGGTCACCGGTCGAGGAGGACTCCCCGAGCAGCCTAGTGAGAGCTTGCGAGATACCCATAGCAGTTGGGGCGATCATCGCGATTGGCGATCGCTACAGACGACCTCGCCATCAGAGGTGACGCAGCAGCCTGAATCGGGGTCTAATTTAGCAGAAGCTACAACCTGGGTGTATCGCCTCGATGGAACTGTGGCCTTGATCGCCCCTCGCTCGGTTAATCTGAATCAGGACTGTCTCTAA
- a CDS encoding DUF928 domain-containing protein, with protein sequence MKSISQLSRYLLATLSLTTVFGVAAPSVLGVSFSTPEGVAGTPRTRTSGGASRTNGQCLVGQEDVAAVRPILPNFERVLTVSEHPSFFVYVPETTVETGSFSLQDSSGDLHYRTHVDLPEQGGIVQITLPADYPEIALGEDYSWYFEVHCVSEFDPNNPTIEGTVYRLPLEESLAEALANADTALDIAQVYGEFGIWYDALGTLATAYQGEPENHIITENWNQLLTSVGLEELTQQSLNVD encoded by the coding sequence ATGAAGTCTATTTCACAGTTATCCCGTTATCTGCTGGCCACCCTATCCCTAACAACGGTCTTCGGTGTTGCTGCGCCTTCAGTGTTAGGGGTGAGCTTCAGTACCCCTGAGGGAGTCGCCGGAACCCCTCGCACTCGCACCAGCGGTGGGGCAAGCCGTACGAACGGTCAATGTTTAGTGGGTCAGGAAGACGTAGCCGCCGTGCGTCCAATTCTGCCCAACTTTGAGCGAGTCTTAACCGTATCCGAACATCCCTCGTTCTTTGTTTACGTTCCCGAAACCACCGTTGAAACCGGCTCCTTTAGTCTCCAGGATAGTTCCGGTGATCTACATTACCGAACCCATGTAGACTTACCTGAACAGGGTGGAATCGTCCAGATTACGCTGCCAGCGGATTATCCTGAAATTGCCCTAGGGGAGGATTATTCTTGGTACTTTGAAGTGCATTGTGTCTCGGAATTCGATCCGAACAATCCCACCATCGAGGGAACTGTCTACCGTTTACCCCTTGAAGAGTCCCTGGCCGAAGCCCTGGCTAACGCTGACACGGCCTTAGACATCGCTCAGGTGTATGGAGAATTTGGCATTTGGTATGACGCTCTCGGAACCCTAGCCACGGCGTATCAGGGAGAACCGGAGAATCACATCATCACCGAAAACTGGAATCAACTTTTAACCTCTGTGGGTTTGGAGGAGTTAACCCAACAGTCATTAAACGTTGACTAG
- a CDS encoding beta strand repeat-containing protein, producing MKQLVGWTIPSTLNLTSSAVLLTLILATADAPGLAQIIPDTTLPENSRVTSEGSQLTIEGGTRAGTNLFHSFDHFDLPANWEAQFNNPAAVERIITRITGNQPSQIDGLLRANHQASLIFLNPNGIEFGETAQLQLGGSFIASTAEGLLFDDGSQYNAVSPSLDAPLLTVSVPVGLQFGNNPAPIRNQSLAASSLISSLDVTLTLPNAPGLTVAPGQVLGLFGGDIHLEGGNLSSFGGQIILGSFGENSQITWQLQPDTLALNRDSAVAGGTLALSQGATISSSGLGGGAIDLYGDRIQLEEGASLRADTFGPINGQGMTITAQDVQMRDRAFISSSSFGSGAGGDIDIRSDRIEIQGTQPGMVLAQLINETFNPTQLQDGLYALSLGTGRGGTIRLNSREIALTQGAVIVTSTLNQGAGGNIQVDGQHLRLNDGAILLTGTARAGRAGDIRLNLDQLQVNNGGFIGTASNASGTADSGDLDITADRIILERTPAGLIVPGGLFTTTLGQGNAGDLSIQTRQLEVRQGMQISASSSSAGKGGNLRIDANESIVLADSSDDNVWLSGIFTTSSLVRPSGQQGTAGAGTLEINTQRLILNNGARISAATGGEGAAGRLTIRASESIELTGDIPSALGFRRPSALFAESLGSGEAGSLEVITPLLQVRDRAEIAVRGRGTGAAGNLEVTADRIEVFNQSEIGASTVDGAGGNLHLNFRELHLRDGGLLSVSSQGQGNAGDVELQGQYVNLNGGRIAATSILGQGGNLNLNLENAAILRGGSSLSTRAGTAATAGGDGGNINLQLGAIALLDGSSIDANAFQGAGGNIQIATQGLFLGGNSQITASSEFGVDGTVSIQTPDTEAGAGLVELTERPIDPASQIASGCAASDDNSFLVTGRGGLPEQPSESLRDTHSSWGDHRDWRSRQTTSPSEVTQQPESGSNLVEATTWVYHLDGTMALVAPRAIELGQGCP from the coding sequence ATGAAGCAGCTCGTTGGTTGGACTATTCCCTCCACCCTAAACCTCACGTCCTCAGCGGTTCTGCTAACTCTTATCCTGGCCACAGCCGACGCCCCCGGTCTGGCCCAAATCATCCCAGATACGACATTACCCGAGAACTCCCGTGTCACCAGCGAAGGCAGCCAACTGACCATTGAGGGGGGGACCCGTGCCGGAACCAACCTCTTCCATAGCTTTGATCATTTTGACCTTCCCGCCAATTGGGAAGCCCAATTCAATAACCCCGCCGCCGTTGAGCGCATCATCACCCGCATCACCGGCAACCAACCCTCACAGATTGATGGTCTACTCCGGGCCAACCATCAGGCCAGTCTCATTTTCCTCAATCCCAATGGCATCGAGTTTGGCGAAACCGCTCAACTGCAACTCGGCGGTTCCTTCATCGCCAGCACTGCTGAGGGTCTCCTCTTTGACGATGGCAGTCAATACAACGCCGTCTCCCCTTCCCTCGATGCTCCCCTATTGACCGTGAGTGTCCCGGTTGGCCTGCAATTTGGCAACAATCCCGCCCCCATTCGGAATCAATCCCTCGCCGCCAGTTCCCTGATCTCCAGCCTCGATGTCACCCTAACGCTTCCCAACGCTCCTGGCCTAACCGTTGCCCCCGGCCAAGTCTTGGGCCTGTTTGGCGGAGACATTCACCTAGAGGGAGGCAACCTCAGTAGCTTTGGCGGACAAATTATCCTCGGCAGTTTTGGCGAGAATAGTCAGATTACCTGGCAACTGCAACCCGATACTTTAGCCCTCAACCGTGATTCAGCCGTTGCAGGGGGAACTCTGGCACTCTCCCAAGGTGCAACCATTAGCAGTAGTGGCCTAGGCGGCGGCGCCATTGACCTCTATGGCGATCGCATCCAACTTGAAGAAGGCGCCAGTCTGCGGGCCGATACCTTTGGCCCCATCAACGGCCAAGGCATGACCATCACCGCCCAAGATGTTCAGATGAGAGATCGCGCCTTTATCTCCAGTTCCAGTTTTGGTTCCGGGGCCGGTGGTGATATCGACATTAGGAGCGATCGCATCGAGATCCAAGGAACCCAACCCGGTATGGTGTTGGCACAACTGATCAACGAAACCTTTAACCCCACCCAACTCCAAGATGGACTCTATGCACTGAGTCTAGGAACTGGGCGGGGAGGGACGATTCGCCTTAACAGTAGAGAGATTGCACTGACTCAAGGTGCTGTCATCGTGACCAGTACCCTAAACCAGGGCGCTGGGGGCAATATCCAGGTTGACGGCCAGCATTTGCGTCTGAACGATGGTGCGATTCTATTGACCGGAACCGCCCGAGCCGGTCGAGCTGGAGATATTCGCCTCAATCTCGACCAGTTACAAGTTAACAACGGCGGTTTCATTGGCACTGCCTCCAACGCCAGCGGAACGGCTGACAGTGGTGATCTTGACATTACCGCTGATCGCATCATCCTAGAGAGGACTCCGGCTGGGCTAATTGTCCCTGGAGGACTCTTTACTACCACCCTAGGTCAAGGGAATGCCGGAGATCTCTCCATCCAAACTCGACAGTTAGAAGTCCGTCAGGGAATGCAGATCTCGGCTTCCTCCAGCAGTGCCGGAAAAGGGGGGAATCTACGGATTGATGCCAACGAATCCATCGTTTTAGCCGATAGCAGTGACGATAATGTTTGGCTCAGCGGCATTTTTACAACCTCCTCCTTAGTCCGACCGTCCGGACAACAAGGAACCGCTGGTGCGGGCACTCTAGAAATTAACACCCAACGCCTCATTCTCAATAATGGTGCCCGGATTTCTGCGGCGACAGGAGGGGAAGGGGCCGCCGGACGTTTAACCATTCGCGCCAGTGAGTCTATTGAGTTAACCGGAGATATCCCGTCAGCTCTTGGCTTTCGCAGACCCAGCGCCCTATTTGCTGAGTCTCTAGGATCTGGAGAGGCGGGCAGTCTCGAAGTCATTACCCCCTTGCTGCAAGTGCGGGATAGGGCAGAGATTGCAGTGCGTGGTCGAGGAACTGGGGCGGCTGGCAATTTAGAAGTCACGGCCGATCGCATTGAGGTCTTCAACCAATCAGAGATTGGCGCGTCAACGGTGGACGGCGCGGGAGGAAATTTGCATCTGAACTTCCGGGAGTTACATCTGAGGGACGGAGGATTGCTGTCGGTGAGTTCCCAGGGTCAAGGGAATGCCGGAGACGTGGAACTGCAAGGGCAGTACGTTAACCTGAATGGGGGACGGATTGCAGCCACCAGTATCTTAGGACAGGGGGGCAACCTCAACCTGAATTTAGAGAATGCGGCCATTTTACGGGGGGGGAGTAGCCTCTCAACCCGGGCCGGAACGGCCGCCACCGCTGGCGGCGATGGGGGGAATATAAACCTGCAACTTGGGGCGATCGCCCTCCTCGATGGTAGTAGTATCGATGCCAATGCCTTTCAGGGGGCTGGAGGGAATATCCAAATCGCTACCCAGGGACTCTTCTTGGGGGGCAACAGCCAAATTACCGCCAGCTCCGAGTTTGGCGTCGATGGAACCGTCAGCATCCAAACCCCCGACACCGAAGCGGGGGCAGGGTTAGTGGAGTTAACCGAGCGTCCTATCGACCCCGCCAGTCAAATTGCCTCGGGTTGTGCGGCCAGTGATGATAATAGTTTTCTGGTCACCGGTCGAGGAGGACTCCCCGAGCAGCCTAGTGAGAGCTTGCGAGATACCCATAGCAGTTGGGGCGATCATCGCGATTGGCGATCGCGACAGACGACCTCGCCATCAGAGGTGACGCAGCAGCCCGAATCGGGGTCTAATCTAGTAGAAGCCACAACCTGGGTCTATCACCTTGATGGAACCATGGCCTTGGTCGCCCCTCGCGCGATAGAGTTGGGCCAAGGCTGTCCCTAG
- a CDS encoding CHAT domain-containing protein: protein MIRFRFPRPWVGWVLSLYLLLGFTLALGLSQGRVQASATPPMAIAQLSPQAQEEQGRSLLNGGQFQAAVEQFATAAAGFARQGDRLSEAGSLTYQALALYELGQVLPAQTLIDQALERLPVGSANGGAVEAQARIAQGRIQLARGDAQGALETWERAAELYRHLGDRLGELGALNNEAIALQSLGLYRRSQQQLERVTRQLDDLHHPSLQVSALTDLAVAQQVVGNLRDSQQVLHRAIDLAQQEGYPQQSLMFRALANSHRALGEIDEALDAYEQAITRATTPLEQITASLEQASLQRQAGSPDAARDRLESIQSQLNALPASRPGVYARVNFAETASYLLSAAERRSLADILATAINQARDLDDQRAEALAIGQLARLYQQQGQSREAIALTQQALEIARPLGNSTDIIARWQGQLGALYDQQGQRELAILAYSNAVAALDELGQDLVAINPEVRLSFQETVEPIYRALVSLLLQGDPTQAQLRQASETIEALQVAELENFFREACLEARPMQLEAIDAKAAALYPIILSDRLEVIFSLPGEPLRHYSTPLGEGELRQTLNRFRQSLSLSFSRSEQLQLYQQLYDWLIRPAAADLRRAQTETLVFVLDGQLRSLPMAVLHDGEHYLIEDYSLAIAPGLQLLEPQPLDNSRLQAVIAGLSEARGGFTALPGVETELSRIRGTINADVRLNESFTVEATRNALRRADSPVLHLATHGQFSSNAEDTFILTWDGQLNVNELGQLLQRRDEQRFGALELLVLSACQTAMGDDRALLGLAGLAVRSGARSTIATLWAVRDEATADLMAEFYQQLAQPGMSKAKALQQAQLFLLNQSEYQRPFFWAPFILVGNWL, encoded by the coding sequence ATGATCCGTTTTAGGTTTCCCCGTCCCTGGGTGGGTTGGGTTCTGAGTCTTTACCTCCTGCTGGGCTTTACCTTGGCTCTGGGCCTGTCTCAGGGAAGAGTCCAGGCCAGTGCCACTCCCCCAATGGCGATCGCCCAACTGTCCCCTCAGGCCCAGGAAGAGCAAGGGCGATCGCTCCTCAATGGCGGCCAATTTCAGGCAGCGGTGGAGCAGTTCGCCACGGCGGCCGCTGGCTTTGCCCGTCAGGGCGATCGCCTCTCAGAAGCTGGAAGCCTCACCTATCAAGCCCTGGCCCTCTATGAACTGGGACAGGTGTTACCCGCACAAACCCTCATCGACCAAGCCTTAGAGCGTCTCCCCGTTGGGAGCGCGAACGGAGGGGCTGTTGAGGCCCAAGCTCGCATCGCTCAGGGGCGGATTCAACTAGCCCGAGGCGATGCTCAGGGGGCCCTAGAAACCTGGGAACGGGCCGCCGAACTCTATCGCCATCTGGGCGATCGCCTGGGGGAACTCGGCGCTCTCAACAATGAGGCGATCGCCCTGCAAAGTTTAGGCCTCTACCGACGCTCACAGCAGCAACTCGAACGGGTCACCCGCCAACTCGATGACCTACATCATCCCTCCTTACAAGTGTCCGCCCTGACTGACTTAGCCGTTGCCCAGCAGGTGGTGGGGAATCTACGGGACTCCCAACAGGTGTTACACCGAGCCATCGATCTCGCCCAACAGGAGGGATACCCTCAACAAAGTTTAATGTTTCGGGCCTTGGCCAATAGTCATCGCGCCCTGGGGGAGATTGACGAGGCCCTTGACGCTTATGAGCAAGCCATCACCCGAGCCACCACCCCCCTAGAACAGATTACCGCCAGCTTAGAACAGGCCAGTTTGCAACGCCAGGCGGGTTCCCCGGACGCCGCCCGCGATCGCCTAGAGAGTATCCAGAGCCAACTGAACGCCCTCCCCGCCAGTCGTCCGGGAGTTTATGCCCGGGTCAACTTCGCCGAAACCGCGTCCTACCTGTTGTCCGCCGCTGAACGTCGTTCCTTAGCGGATATCTTGGCCACCGCCATTAATCAAGCCCGAGACTTAGACGATCAGCGAGCCGAAGCCTTGGCCATAGGACAATTGGCGCGGTTGTACCAGCAGCAAGGACAATCCCGTGAGGCGATCGCCCTAACCCAACAAGCCCTTGAAATTGCCCGGCCCTTGGGGAACAGCACCGATATCATCGCCCGTTGGCAAGGACAACTCGGCGCGTTATATGACCAACAGGGGCAACGAGAGTTAGCCATCCTTGCCTATAGCAATGCCGTGGCCGCCCTCGATGAACTCGGGCAAGACTTAGTGGCCATTAACCCAGAAGTTCGTTTGTCCTTTCAAGAAACCGTCGAACCCATCTATCGCGCTCTTGTCAGTTTATTGTTGCAGGGCGATCCCACTCAAGCCCAATTGAGGCAAGCCAGCGAAACCATTGAGGCCCTGCAAGTGGCGGAACTAGAAAACTTTTTCCGCGAAGCCTGTTTAGAGGCTCGTCCAATGCAACTCGAAGCCATCGACGCCAAAGCAGCGGCCCTCTATCCGATTATCTTGAGCGATCGCCTAGAGGTGATTTTCAGCTTACCCGGGGAACCCCTACGCCATTACAGCACCCCTCTCGGGGAGGGCGAGTTACGCCAAACCCTCAACCGTTTTCGTCAATCCTTGAGTTTGTCCTTTTCCCGCAGCGAACAACTGCAACTGTATCAACAACTCTATGACTGGTTAATTCGCCCCGCCGCCGCCGACTTGCGACGGGCCCAAACCGAAACCTTAGTCTTTGTTCTCGATGGGCAATTACGCAGCCTGCCTATGGCCGTGTTACATGACGGCGAGCATTATCTCATCGAAGACTATAGCTTGGCGATCGCCCCGGGCCTGCAACTCCTGGAACCCCAACCCTTAGACAATAGCCGCCTGCAAGCGGTGATCGCAGGGTTGAGTGAGGCTCGTGGCGGCTTCACGGCGTTACCTGGGGTCGAAACAGAACTCAGCCGGATTCGCGGCACCATTAACGCCGATGTGCGCCTTAATGAATCCTTCACCGTAGAAGCCACTCGTAATGCCCTACGTCGTGCCGATAGTCCTGTTCTCCACCTTGCCACCCATGGTCAATTTAGTTCCAACGCTGAAGATACCTTTATTCTCACCTGGGATGGCCAGCTCAATGTCAACGAATTAGGACAACTCCTACAGCGTCGGGACGAACAGCGCTTCGGGGCCTTAGAACTCCTGGTCTTGAGCGCCTGTCAAACCGCCATGGGCGATGACCGCGCCCTCTTAGGCCTAGCCGGCCTCGCCGTCCGTAGTGGGGCCCGCTCCACCATCGCCACCCTCTGGGCCGTCCGCGACGAGGCCACCGCCGACCTCATGGCGGAGTTCTACCAGCAACTGGCCCAGCCGGGAATGAGCAAAGCCAAAGCCTTACAACAAGCCCAGTTGTTCTTATTGAACCAATCTGAGTATCAACGTCCTTTCTTTTGGGCCCCTTTTATCTTGGTGGGCAATTGGTTATAA